The following proteins are co-located in the Paraburkholderia phytofirmans PsJN genome:
- the ugpA gene encoding sn-glycerol-3-phosphate ABC transporter permease UgpA, translating to MEKRSSFGTSLLPYLLVAPQLAITLLFFLWPAGEALWQSTQSQDAFGTSSEFVGLANFKQLFADPLYLSSFYTTLIFCALVTVSGLVISLLLAVCADRVTRGAKTYQTLLIWPYAVAPAIAAVLWSFLFNPSIGLVTYALAKYGIVWNHALNAGQAMFLVVLASVWKQVSYNFLFFYAGLQAIPRSLIEAAAIDGAGPVRRFFGIALPLLSPTSFFLLVINITYAFFDTFPVIDAATGGGPAQATRTLIYKIFAEGFQGLDIGSSGAQSVILMVIVVALTVVQFRFIERRVQYS from the coding sequence ATGGAAAAGCGCTCCAGCTTCGGCACCAGTCTGCTGCCCTACCTGCTCGTCGCGCCACAACTCGCAATTACGCTGCTGTTCTTTCTGTGGCCGGCCGGTGAAGCGCTCTGGCAATCCACGCAAAGCCAGGATGCGTTCGGCACGTCGAGCGAGTTTGTCGGCCTCGCCAATTTCAAGCAGCTATTTGCCGACCCGCTTTACCTGTCGTCGTTTTATACGACGCTGATCTTCTGCGCGCTGGTCACCGTGTCGGGACTCGTGATCTCGCTGCTGCTCGCGGTCTGCGCCGATCGCGTGACGCGCGGCGCCAAGACTTATCAGACGCTGCTGATCTGGCCGTACGCGGTTGCGCCCGCGATCGCGGCGGTGTTGTGGTCGTTCCTGTTCAATCCGAGCATCGGCCTCGTCACCTACGCGCTGGCCAAATACGGCATCGTGTGGAATCACGCGCTGAACGCGGGCCAGGCGATGTTCCTCGTGGTGCTGGCCTCCGTCTGGAAACAGGTCAGCTATAACTTTCTGTTCTTCTACGCGGGCTTGCAGGCGATTCCGCGCTCACTGATCGAAGCGGCGGCGATCGATGGCGCCGGTCCGGTGCGGCGCTTCTTCGGAATCGCGCTTCCGCTCCTGTCGCCAACCAGTTTCTTCCTGCTGGTGATCAACATTACCTACGCGTTCTTCGACACCTTCCCGGTGATCGACGCCGCTACCGGCGGCGGTCCCGCGCAAGCCACCCGCACGCTGATCTACAAGATCTTCGCCGAAGGTTTCCAAGGGCTCGACATCGGCAGCTCCGGCGCGCAGTCGGTGATTCTGATGGTGATCGTCGTTGCGTTGACGGTCGTGCAATTCCGCTTCATCGAACGCAGGGTTCAATACTCATGA
- a CDS encoding sn-glycerol-3-phosphate import ATP-binding protein UgpC: MAALTLQGVKKTYDGKQFVLHGIDVDVADGEFVVMVGPSGCGKSTLLRMVAGLERISEGSISIAGKVVNQLEPKDRNIAMVFQNYALYPHMSVAENMGYALKIAGVDRAQIAKRVDAAAQILELEALLQRKPRELSGGQRQRVAMGRAIVREPAVFLFDEPLSNLDARLRVQMRLEIQRLHARLATTSLYVTHDQIEAMTLAQRVIVMNKGHAEQIGAPTEVYERPATVFVASFIGSPGMNLLEGRVSDDGAFFEVAGNGPKLPLTDVASIGREVARGREWTLGIRPEHMSPGQADAPHATLTVDSCELLGADNLAHGRWGKHDVTVRLPHAHRPAAGEALQVALPARHLHFFDPASGRRAN; encoded by the coding sequence ATGGCTGCACTGACTCTGCAAGGCGTTAAAAAAACCTACGACGGCAAACAGTTCGTGCTACACGGCATCGACGTGGACGTGGCCGACGGCGAGTTCGTCGTGATGGTCGGCCCGTCGGGTTGCGGCAAATCGACCTTGCTGCGAATGGTGGCGGGACTGGAACGCATCTCGGAAGGCAGCATTTCGATCGCCGGCAAAGTGGTCAACCAGCTCGAGCCGAAGGATCGCAACATCGCGATGGTGTTCCAGAACTACGCGTTGTATCCGCATATGAGCGTCGCCGAAAACATGGGCTACGCGCTGAAGATCGCGGGCGTGGACCGCGCGCAGATTGCGAAGCGCGTGGACGCCGCCGCGCAGATTCTCGAACTCGAAGCGCTGCTGCAACGCAAGCCGCGCGAGTTGTCCGGCGGCCAACGACAACGCGTGGCGATGGGCCGCGCGATCGTGCGCGAGCCCGCCGTGTTTCTGTTCGACGAACCGTTGTCGAATCTCGATGCACGTCTGCGCGTGCAAATGCGCCTCGAAATCCAGCGTCTGCACGCGCGGCTCGCCACCACGAGTCTGTACGTGACGCACGATCAGATCGAAGCGATGACGTTGGCGCAACGCGTAATTGTGATGAACAAGGGGCACGCCGAGCAGATCGGCGCGCCGACCGAGGTGTACGAGCGGCCTGCGACGGTATTCGTGGCGAGCTTCATCGGTTCGCCTGGGATGAATCTGCTGGAAGGCCGCGTGTCGGACGACGGCGCGTTTTTCGAAGTGGCCGGCAACGGCCCGAAGCTGCCGCTGACCGACGTCGCGTCGATCGGGCGCGAAGTCGCCAGGGGACGCGAATGGACGCTCGGCATTCGTCCGGAACACATGAGTCCAGGCCAGGCGGATGCGCCTCACGCAACGCTCACCGTCGATTCCTGCGAGCTGCTCGGCGCGGACAACCTGGCGCACGGCCGCTGGGGCAAGCACGACGTGACGGTGCGCTTGCCGCATGCGCATCGGCCCGCGGCGGGTGAAGCGCTGCAGGTGGCGCTGCCCGCGCGGCATCTGCATTTCTTCGATCCGGCGAGCGGACGGCGCGCGAATTGA
- the ugpE gene encoding sn-glycerol-3-phosphate ABC transporter permease UgpE yields MIENRRGFDLFCHAVLILGVVLVVFPVYVAFCAATMSEHEVFSVPLSLVPSTHLLENIATVWSQGSGNAAAPFGRMLFNSLVMALVISIGKIAVSMISAYAIVFFRFPFRNLAFWLIFITLMLPVEVRIFPTVQVVSSMHLSNTYSGLTLPLIASATATFLFRQFFMTLPDELMEAARIDGAGAMRFFWDVVLPLSKTNMAALFVITFIYGWNQYLWPILITSQQSLTTAVVGIKSMIASGDTATEWHLVMTATLLAMLPPLAVVLTMQRWFVRGLVDAEK; encoded by the coding sequence ATGATCGAGAACCGCCGCGGTTTCGACCTCTTCTGCCACGCGGTGCTGATTCTCGGCGTCGTGCTGGTGGTGTTTCCGGTGTACGTCGCGTTTTGCGCGGCGACCATGAGCGAGCACGAAGTGTTCAGCGTGCCGCTTTCGCTGGTGCCGAGCACGCATCTGCTTGAAAACATCGCGACCGTGTGGTCGCAAGGCAGCGGCAACGCGGCGGCGCCTTTCGGCCGCATGCTGTTCAACAGCCTCGTGATGGCACTGGTGATTTCGATCGGCAAGATCGCGGTCTCGATGATCTCCGCCTACGCGATCGTGTTCTTCCGTTTTCCGTTTCGCAACCTCGCGTTCTGGCTGATCTTCATCACGCTGATGTTGCCAGTCGAGGTGCGGATCTTCCCGACCGTGCAGGTCGTGTCGTCGATGCATCTGAGCAATACGTATAGCGGTTTGACGTTGCCGCTGATCGCCTCGGCCACCGCGACGTTCCTGTTCCGCCAGTTCTTCATGACGCTGCCGGACGAATTGATGGAAGCGGCGCGCATCGACGGCGCCGGCGCCATGAGGTTCTTCTGGGACGTCGTCTTGCCGCTGTCGAAGACGAACATGGCCGCTCTGTTCGTGATCACGTTCATTTACGGCTGGAATCAATACTTGTGGCCGATTCTGATCACGAGCCAGCAATCGCTGACCACGGCGGTGGTCGGCATCAAAAGCATGATCGCGTCGGGGGACACCGCCACCGAATGGCATCTGGTGATGACCGCGACGCTGCTCGCGATGCTGCCACCGCTCGCAGTCGTGCTGACGATGCAGCGCTGGTTCGTGCGCGGACTCGTGGACGCGGAGAAGTAA
- a CDS encoding DUF3761 domain-containing protein — protein sequence MTGTIRNTLRSCAAVAAALLFSASSAFAYVAPGTTPDEANLSNHNSYTNRDGNTVHAPARSLSGKAPEGATARCRDGTYSFSRHRSGTCSRHGGVADWL from the coding sequence ATGACAGGCACGATCCGTAACACCCTGCGCTCTTGCGCGGCAGTCGCCGCAGCGCTGCTGTTCAGCGCATCGTCCGCGTTCGCCTACGTAGCGCCAGGCACTACGCCCGACGAAGCGAACCTCAGCAACCACAACAGCTATACCAACCGCGACGGCAACACCGTGCACGCACCGGCCCGCTCGTTATCCGGCAAGGCGCCCGAAGGCGCGACAGCGCGTTGCCGCGACGGCACCTACAGTTTCAGCCGGCATCGCAGCGGCACCTGTTCGAGGCATGGCGGCGTGGCGGATTGGCTTTGA